The proteins below are encoded in one region of Hordeum vulgare subsp. vulgare chromosome 3H, MorexV3_pseudomolecules_assembly, whole genome shotgun sequence:
- the LOC123440604 gene encoding dehydrin DHN3-like, whose product MEYQGQHGNAANRVDQHGNPVAALGATAVTGPPTGGQLQPGREEHKTRGILHRRSSSSSSSSSEDDGMGGRRKKGIKEKIKEKLPGARKQTYGQPAAPAGMTGAGATGGPHYVQPAPAGTGVHGTTATTGTYVQPAPAGTGAHGTTATTGTYGQPAPAGMTGTGAHGTTATGEKKGMKDKIMEKLPGGHKNGQHTMPSAGAYGQPGMTAAGMDGNTTTGGGYGGQPGHAGTGTHGHATTGGAYDHQGHPGMTGTGAHGTTATGGAYNQQGHAGLAGTGEKKGIMDKIKEKLPGQH is encoded by the exons ATGGAATACCAGGGGCAGCACGGCAACGCCGCCAACCGCGTGGACCAGCACGGCAACCCGGTCGCCGCACTTGGAGCCACCGCCGTGACGGGACCGCCCACCGGCGGGCAGCTGCAGCCGGGCAGGGAGGAGCACAAGACCCGCGGCATACTCCACCGCCGGTCCAgcagctccagctccagctcg TCCGAGGACGATGGCATGGGTGGACGGAGGAAGAAGGgcatcaaggagaagatcaaggagaagctTCCCGGGGCTCGGAAGCAGACTTACGGCCAGCCCGCTGCGCCCGCTGGCATGACCGGCGCCGGGGCGACCGGCGGCCCTCACTACGTGCAGCCCGCTCCGGCTGGCACTGGAGTGCACGGGACAACGGCGACGACCGGCACTTACGTGCAGCCCGCTCCGGCAGGTACTGGAGCTCACGGGACCACGGCGACGACCGGCACTTACGGGCAGCCCGCTCCGGCTGGCATGACCGGCACCGGGGCGCACGGGACCACGGCGACTGGTGAGAAGAAGGGCATGAAggacaagatcatggagaaacttCCGGGAGGTCACAAGAACGGGCAGCACACCATGCCGTCCGCTGGCGCCTACGGGCAGCCCGGGATGACTGCCGCCGGAATGGATGGGAACACCACTACCGGTGGCGGCTACGGTGGTCAGCCAGGGCACGCCGGGACTGGAACGCATGGGCACGCGACGACCGGCGGTGCTTACGATCATCAAGGGCACCCCGGAATGACCGGCACCGGAGCACACGGGACCACGGCAACCGGCGGTGCTTACAACCAGCAAGGTCACGCCGGGCTGGCCGGTACCGGCGAGAAGAAGGGTATTATGGACAAGATCAAGGAAAAGCTGCCTGGCCAGCACTAG